GAGGCGATCCGTTTCGATCTGCAATTCCTCGGCCGACATCTTGTGTGCTTCTTCAGCTTTCATGGTCGTACTCTTTGGGTCATCAGACGGTGTGACGGCGGCTGATCAAGCGGGTCTTGACCGGCATCTTGTGGGCGATACGCGCCATCGCTTCCTTGGCCAGGTTCTCCGGCACGCCGGCGATCTCGAAGAGCACCGTGCCGGGCTTGACCACCGCCGCCCAGTAATCCGTGTCCGCCTTGCCCTTGCCCATTCGGGTTTCCAAGGGCTTCTTGGAGATGGGCTTATCCGGGAACACGCGGATGTAGATCTTGCCCTGACGACGCAAAAAGTGCGTCGCCGCCACGCGGCCCGCTTCCAGCACGCGCCCGCTCACCCACGCCGTGTCCAGCGACTGCAATCCGAATTCGCCGAACGCCACGTAGTTGCCGCGCGTCGCGTTGCCCTTCATCTTGCCGCGCTGCTGCTTGCGGTACTTGACTCTCTTGGGCATCAATGCCATGGTTCGAACTCCGTATCACACGCCTTAAGCGGCGTCGCTGAACAGTTAATGGCGGCCACGAGCACGCGGACGGGCGCCGGCCGCGCGGCTGGCATATTCCT
This genomic window from Planctomycetota bacterium contains:
- the rplP gene encoding 50S ribosomal protein L16, with product MALMPKRVKYRKQQRGKMKGNATRGNYVAFGEFGLQSLDTAWVSGRVLEAGRVAATHFLRRQGKIYIRVFPDKPISKKPLETRMGKGKADTDYWAAVVKPGTVLFEIAGVPENLAKEAMARIAHKMPVKTRLISRRHTV